In a single window of the Myxococcus guangdongensis genome:
- a CDS encoding GYF domain-containing protein has translation MVGDSRDGKSQPDETTAGPNEPDGGGAPVFGGVSEAELDVFVSKLRTDKNPRVAAAASARARNDVNEERLHKGVRRSLVSSVLVEEDATPTPVIAANHSWFLALGAQPSGPFDAEALKEPWARGELRPDTLCWRAGFQAWVPVSQVPELVETLMPATQELSAALDAALTELPGAPSLAAVSEADVSGIPAWAVVASASEPSAPVPSASMPVDPVGAHAVLAEVTAATEQVEAKWRLGGWWFTLAGGVAGGVTVAIVMGLFGSGGGVSHLLSRLPALMKSEPPVAPAPAPVVPAAPAVAPVPTELSVAPVLVEPPPGVAAKPPAPVVDDALARSAVGTPGPGAVIPAGGAVAAAAASSGSARPSLTGVVTVERGGSVPVVPASGGSLASEVSGISRTSRQERDVESAPPVAQGFRVADVKLSSRPTAPAPTPAAAPEAADDDLSDLENDLGPDAAYARELSGPASGTRKREPPPSVYIPPVAPIQNPRLSLTQSDVFEVVLAKKGEVTACANVKPRPVDEGTRVVVRWSVLPSGEVSEVVTETASLRGTSFARCIEAKVRAWDFPKHQEQGGPVRFPFVF, from the coding sequence ATGGTCGGCGATTCACGGGACGGTAAGTCCCAGCCGGATGAAACAACCGCGGGCCCCAACGAGCCGGATGGCGGAGGCGCCCCTGTGTTCGGCGGGGTGTCCGAGGCGGAGCTCGACGTCTTCGTCAGCAAGCTGCGCACGGACAAGAACCCCCGCGTGGCGGCGGCGGCGAGCGCCCGTGCCCGCAACGACGTGAATGAAGAGCGGCTGCACAAGGGTGTGCGTCGCTCGCTCGTGTCCTCCGTGCTGGTGGAGGAGGACGCCACGCCCACGCCGGTGATCGCGGCGAACCATTCCTGGTTCCTCGCGCTGGGCGCCCAGCCCTCGGGGCCCTTCGACGCAGAGGCCCTCAAGGAGCCGTGGGCGCGCGGTGAGCTGAGGCCGGACACGCTGTGCTGGCGCGCGGGCTTCCAGGCCTGGGTGCCGGTGAGCCAGGTGCCGGAGCTGGTGGAAACGCTGATGCCGGCGACGCAGGAGCTCAGCGCGGCCCTGGACGCCGCCCTGACGGAGCTGCCGGGCGCGCCGTCGCTCGCGGCCGTGAGCGAGGCGGATGTCTCGGGCATCCCCGCGTGGGCCGTCGTGGCCTCCGCGTCGGAGCCGAGCGCTCCTGTGCCGAGCGCCTCGATGCCGGTGGATCCGGTGGGCGCGCACGCGGTGCTGGCCGAGGTCACCGCCGCCACCGAGCAGGTCGAGGCGAAGTGGAGGCTGGGGGGCTGGTGGTTCACGCTGGCCGGCGGGGTCGCCGGAGGCGTCACCGTGGCCATCGTCATGGGCCTGTTCGGTTCAGGGGGCGGGGTCTCTCATCTCCTGTCCCGCCTGCCCGCGCTCATGAAGTCCGAGCCGCCTGTTGCGCCCGCTCCCGCCCCGGTGGTTCCGGCTGCGCCCGCCGTGGCGCCGGTGCCCACGGAGCTCTCGGTGGCGCCCGTCCTCGTCGAGCCTCCTCCCGGAGTCGCGGCGAAGCCTCCCGCGCCCGTCGTGGACGATGCGCTCGCGCGCTCGGCCGTGGGGACGCCCGGCCCTGGCGCCGTGATTCCGGCAGGGGGCGCCGTGGCCGCCGCCGCGGCGTCGAGTGGGTCCGCGCGTCCCTCGCTCACCGGGGTCGTCACGGTGGAGCGGGGTGGCTCGGTGCCCGTGGTGCCCGCGTCGGGTGGAAGCCTCGCTTCGGAGGTGAGCGGCATCTCCCGCACGTCGCGCCAGGAGCGGGACGTGGAGTCCGCGCCGCCCGTGGCGCAGGGCTTCCGCGTCGCCGACGTGAAGCTGTCATCCCGGCCCACCGCGCCCGCCCCCACGCCCGCCGCCGCGCCCGAGGCGGCGGATGATGACTTGAGTGACTTGGAGAACGACCTGGGACCGGACGCGGCCTACGCGCGCGAGCTGTCGGGCCCGGCGTCGGGGACGCGCAAGCGTGAGCCGCCGCCGTCCGTCTACATCCCGCCGGTGGCGCCCATCCAGAACCCGCGCCTGTCGCTGACCCAGTCGGACGTCTTCGAAGTCGTTCTCGCCAAGAAGGGCGAGGTCACCGCGTGCGCGAACGTGAAGCCGCGCCCGGTGGACGAGGGCACGCGCGTCGTCGTGCGCTGGTCCGTCCTCCCCAGTGGCGAGGTGTCCGAGGTCGTCACCGAGACGGCGTCACTGAGGGGCACGTCGTTCGCTCGCTGCATCGAGGCCAAGGTCCGTGCGTGGGACTTCCCCAAGCACCAGGAGCAGGGGGGGCCCGTGCGCTTCCCGTTCGTGTTCTGA
- a CDS encoding DUF1330 domain-containing protein gives MPAYVVVEIAVHDVQTYERYRQLAPPSIARYGGRYLVRGGATEALEGTWQPPRFVLLEFPNIEQARSWWSSPEYAAAKALRHASANTMMLLMDGLPLDEGLPVVGGVSTLAP, from the coding sequence ATGCCTGCATACGTCGTCGTCGAAATCGCGGTGCATGACGTGCAGACGTATGAGCGCTACCGGCAACTGGCGCCGCCCTCCATCGCGCGGTACGGCGGGCGCTACCTGGTCCGGGGCGGGGCGACGGAGGCCCTCGAGGGGACGTGGCAGCCGCCGCGCTTCGTCCTCCTCGAGTTCCCCAACATCGAGCAGGCCCGCTCCTGGTGGTCCTCGCCCGAGTACGCCGCCGCGAAGGCGCTGCGTCATGCGAGCGCGAACACGATGATGTTGTTGATGGACGGACTGCCGCTCGACGAGGGTCTCCCGGTGGTCGGCGGCGTCTCCACGTTGGCGCCCTGA